A DNA window from Aspergillus nidulans FGSC A4 chromosome I contains the following coding sequences:
- the clcA gene encoding putative C6 finger domain protein (transcript_id=CADANIAT00007192) codes for MIVACDRPPVEHLRPPNPPTRDVGAASMEIVTTEEKSRIFPQYSGPPPPMHRIPPAEAPHGLPGAPGLYDQPWRPYPPYENHHAEPRRVANNAPQPPLSTHPNYPPMHSRELPQLPSDGPFSRPASLPVPAAHAPPEPPQPQHANYHPMNGAMNGAPPEASPVSAPDYARTRMSFPPQEQIAHSNGDPPPPPQSLPPNQYPTTVPPPMTHTPAPNYDPNYNFQNRNRKPTRAQQACDQCRTRKAKCDEGRPACSHCKENNYVCVYKEVPPHKQDKSTQLLLDRIQQLDDQLNVRLEAAERLHLGHDKTLDQMFKVVEWIRDQVPRVWSQYPVIKADGFDAPQKPETKELVTTEVAKPNEFDPFTKSLIQTGEDGELSIPVEHTTAAHKLLTWPTIKELLHGYDENYVMRLEQSRGLVRFEGRGETQGMDDGLGYEVPSQQTSLSTSFDDNFSQYTTPTGAPWSTAPKYNEAPPEVRGIDEFGVMSIDADTVRRYVKSYLEHIHRLHPFLNPVDLERRIDEFIAMHCPTSSMSAHGLSARNPIDTSNRGAKRKRSGETLQAMGYDGRSPTSGNSDGIPPRRVEKTMRNAIILLVLALGRICEVRDEPIRGPCIDHVIDYRTEQIPGAPRRGPRPGPRTPAGTDALPLHQGSFHSPYDDRLAPTPTATDERFITLPDPPHLKNVDTVPGFVYYAYAAGILAASQGATSLPYAQAALLAGLYIGQLAHPFQSHSWIAQAARACQNLTLAMNYGSLEGDEKDLVCFAYWTCLQLESDILAELDLPASGISRSESRIDLPLGSMLKLSNTISEPDTMMMFFYSTQIHLRKVLNRVHTDLYKVIKKGENKWNGTTQEILSMNLELWRSSLPPEMRWNDNDPPSPDINHARMRAKYWGARYIIHRPVLFHALHFLGPNASGSAVDSPAGLAGSHTSPSLAHGQRATDMTRISSDLGTLQSSNGAHSYRDLPPKIRRACGLCVQSAIQSTIAFDGVKGRPVVTNIFGTAHAQFGNMLVLSTTYLSHLQELVDRNDLERLLRRTIAFLLRNRNISPTLRVDAKILTDIYEKIFEAPPILTDVNLPH; via the exons ATGATTGTCGCATGCGATAGACCGCCTGTCGAGCATCTGCGCCCGCCCAACCCGCCTACGCGAGACGTCGGAGCTGCTAGCATGGAAATCGTCACCACGGAGGAGAAATCAAGGATCTTCCCCCAGTACTCCGGCCCCCCGCCTCCAATGCATCGCATCCCGCCCGCGGAAGCGCCGCATGGCTTGCCAGGGGCCCCGGGCCTGTACGATCAGCCATGGCGCCCGTATCCCCCATATGAAAACCACCATGCCGAACCACGGCGGGTCGCGAACAATGCTCCGCAGCCTCCACTATCCACGCATCCCAACTACCCCCCAATGCACAGTCGGGAGCTGCCACAGCTCCCTTCGGACGGTCCTTTTAGCCGGCCCGCCAGCCTACCTGTGCCCGCAGCCCACGCACCCCCCGAGCCccctcagccgcagcatgCCAATTACCACCCGATGAACGGTGCCATGAATGGCGCACCACCGGAGGCGTCGCCCGTCTCTGCGCCCGACTACGCCAGAACTCGCATGTCGTTTCCACCCCAGGAGCAGATCGCCCACAGCAATGGAGATcccccgccgccgccgcaatCGCTCCCTCCGAATCAATATCCAACCACTGTTCCGCCGCCGATGACTCACACGCCAGCTCCTAATTACGACCCCAATTACAATTTCCAGAATAGGAACCGTAAGCCGACTCGGGCGCAGCAG GCCTGCGACCAGTGTCgaacaagaaaagcaaagtgTGATGAGGGGCGACCAGCGTGCAGCCATTGTAAAGAGAACAACTATGTTTGCGTCTATAAAGAAGTGCCCCCGCACAA GCAGGACAAGTCCACGCAACTTTTGTTGGACCGGATACAGCAGTTGGATGATCAGTTAAATGTTAGGCTCGAGGCTGCGGAGCGGCTTCACCTCGGTCACGACAAGACTCTTGATCAGATGTTCAAGGTCGTCGAGTGGATTCGCGATCAAGTGCCTCGAGTTTGGTCGCAGTACCCAGTAATTAAGGCGGACGGCTTTGATGCTCCCCAGAAACCTGAAACAAAGGAGCTAGTGACTACGGAAGTTGCGAAACCTAACGAGTTTGACCCTTTCACCAAATCACTCATCCAGACTGGAGAGGATGGCGAACTCTCCATCCCCGTGGAGCATACAACAGCAGCGCATAAATTGCTCACTTGGCCGACAATCAAGGAACTGCTTCATGGCTATGACGAGAATTATGTGATGAGGCTTGAACAGTCTCGCGGACTGGTTCGATTTGAGGGCCGGGGCGAGACGCAGGGAATGGACGATGGACTAGGCTATGAGGTTCCTTCACAGCAAACGAGCCTCAGCACCAGCTTCGATGATAATTTTTCTCAGTACACTACCCCCACAGGTGCGCCCTGGAGTACAGCTCCTAAGTATAACGAGGCTCCTCCTGAAGTCAGGGGTATCGATGAGTTTGGCGTGATGTCGATAGATGCTGATACTGTCCGCCGTTATGTCAAGAGCTACTTGGAACACATACACAGACTCCATCCCTTCCTGAATCCGGTCGATCTAGAAAGGAGAATTGATGAATTCATCGCCATGCATTGTCCGACGAGCTCCATGTCAGCACATGGACTTAGCGCGAGGAATCCGATCGATACATCCAACAGGGGTGCTAAACGGAAACGATCTGGTGAAACCTTACAGGCAATGGGTTATGATGGACGGTCGCCCACGTCAGGGAATTCTGACGGTATCCCGCCGCGGAGAGTGGAGAAAACAATGCGAAACGCAATCATCCTGCTTGTACTGGCGCTCGGCCGCATCTGCGAAGTTCGTGACGAGCCAATTCGTGGGCCATGTATCGACCACGTTATCGACTACCGCACTGAACAAATCCCTGGAGCACCACGACGCGGCCCGAGACCTGGACCGAGAACTCCAGCTGGGACAGATGCATTGCCCCTTCATCAGGGCAGCTTTCATTCACCATATGACGACCGCTTAGCACCTACTCCTACTGCAACGGATGAGAGGTTCATCACTCTCCCAGACCCCCCTCACCTGAAAAATGTGGACACCGTTCCGGGTTTTGTGTACTACGCCTATGCCGCTGGGATTCTAGCTGCAAGTCAAGGGGCAACATCACTTCCTTATGCCCAGGCTGCTTTATTGGCGGGCTTGTATATTGGCCAGCTGGCACATCCTTTTCAGAGTCATTCCTGGATCGCACAGGCAGCAAGAGCATGTCAGAATCTTACCCTAGC GATGAACTATGGGAGCCTGGAAGGCGATGAGAAGGACCTTGTCTGTTTTGCTTACTGGACTTGTCTGCAGCTTGAAAG TGATATTTTGGCCGAGCTGGATCTTCCTGCTAGCGGAATTTCCCGCTCCGAGTCACGTATCGACCTCCCCCTAGGCTCAATGCTCAAATTATCCAACACTATCTCGGAGCCCGAtacgatgatgatgttctTCTACTCCACGCAAATACACCTCCGGAAAGTACTAAACCGTGTGCATACAGATTTATACAAAGTTATCA agaaaggagaaaacaAGTGGAACGGGACTACACAGGAAATCCTTAGCATGAATCTTGAATTATGGAGGAGTAGTCTCCCCCCAGAAATGAGGTGGAATGACAACGATCCTCCATCCCCCGATATCAACCATGCGCGCATGAGGGCCAAGTATTGGGGTGCGCGGTACATCATCCATAGGCCGGTGCTCTTCCATGCCCTACATTTCTTAGGACCGAACGCATCAGGATCGGCAGTGGATTCGCCGGCTGGACTTGCAGGATCTCACACATCGCCGTCCTTGGCGCACGGCCAACGCGCTACTGATATGACGCGCATTTCAAGTGACTTGGGCACGTTGCAGAGCTCAAATGGGGCTCATTCATACCGTGATCTTCCACCGAAGATACGCAGGGCATGTGGATTGTGTGTGCAAAGCGCTATTCAGAGCACCATCGCTTTTGACGGGGTCAAAGGCCGCCCAGTGGTGACGAACATTTTCGGTACTGCTCATGC GCAATTTGGGAATATGCTGGTCCTATCCACCACATACTTGTCACACCTCCAGGAGCTTGTGGATCGGAACGACCTCGAGAGACTTCTGCGGAGAACTATTGCTTTCTTGCTCCGGAACCGAAACATCTCGCCGACGTTACGGGTTGATGCAAAGATCCTCACTGATATATACGAGAAAATATTCGAGGCGCCGCCCATTCTTACCGACGTAAATTTACCACACTAG
- the lah gene encoding involucrin repeat protein (transcript_id=CADANIAT00007190): MFKALMGGGRSSSDVRSSTSSSSKSGSRRKSSHGHRSSASSTVSRKSSSRGDDRDRGLGDLSAYPAAGSRSRSARYAESAAGESVASSYATARPNNDSVDRVYTEREPKREESEYERDSDRYRDDRDRGRDRDPDIDYERERRKARPDREHSRERDRDSRRRERERERERVYSGDNYYPPIASSAVPAPFDPIQATQGPQFPMNSVSVPPAAPAAPTPTIYDPHVQQQFPGQFPASYAEPYRPPNPAGEAADYYNDQGQSVQEQPGVRPKPPLVIPNSQAHLMTASPTANPPPEPSSLGEVGAAASYFANDPALDIENSGHSSSGPEPRPPKPSNSSQPPYHAAQAAGAMGAAAATATYGVGNYSPEHVLTESPAAYVPPTSTNGNKPPHTQPHSHGVGAVLGGAAAGYMLNHHHHSSSSSDHISQYTLQNPDDVSQIGPGYSSAPFNPTLYTAGAAGAVGAAGAPYAASPLHPHHAAIYHASPFQGGAMAFQQRQRGPLDKFIDFWRDPEGVGKFEDYTEAIGVCKYCFEPGTTSRDAPRTHHYRRRRSSDRLSGGSRVDKFSRYTSSEDEGRRRKSKSSWLPAILGGYVAKSLFDSKDFDDSYSVKSGRVAGAFSESDSISDKRSKTSRGVYKQLHRSHSRDSFGYRDQRPSRYEGSRINGRVQSRSRSSSRANRHTLRDAAIGAAIGTAAASVVKSPGERRRSRGRSPSPKKSRGRKSSSSSGSSYENISRPPKKIAGGFGSFFTASSENRSKKRQSKRSKSIFSFYNSSSSSVDNDLAFGSGYAKRLIGKSKRRSSKEKKDVDAKLLALGATATALAASSPGRSRRVGEVFVGQGSRSGRSDYTSSASNDDEWEDMDSEGQASSVSSALAFGTSGHFAREDSHSSDSSSSGWGWGWGSKSKKTKNKSKRRPSSPKDRFPAGTATAVMTGALGAASSGYHRGDKESSTSSASLQHVAPVPTSDPARYDAIPISSFPPSEPQLVRPGAIPLQQPQPVTPVSQAVYTSQGAPIPPFTAPFTAPIIPTSENPFPSYESQSRDADRRISGYGDGTSDVPVVKSHKRSGSTPVIRTEPIQSASEPGLGIKHRFTAKDQTSIVQFDLTREQEDKERRAEDLERLKRDLRSGDRIELIDREGDSQYAPAAYDPPRDSQPDWRREREREREREREREYLYERERQREREREQERDRSERRRERREQRRAERRQASGSSALSSLAEEPPKRPDELPEHAEPREITEERASSTSPSNDHVKTSAFRNVSRRKSVYDDYATFFYPEELRHSPDSHSRQETPTMPTIVEIVPASERAEPPPPNPNADYEPPTDFKDFDRLPWPVPVLRVIEPTPPHSSSGSVRGAPSPVITPSESAEAEKELERPNASRVSWGEHHTHEYEVPSTSSERSSVDLHERQHGFLPKASVHDDDIGYSYIAPSEAHVEDVNEDIEFAATVAAAAQAAGFDPALVTEDPIFRTRSSPPGSQTRERSISPTTVVSATASQEPPATQQFRGFVEGEVDSPSAPKSQFFSDPSTVIFDRPSPFDNQPERTWEADRPTTIDQPVVEHVDKAETGAGDIAKDVSRSVAEAHETHEGSFAERRQESESPNEEEWFMPGGFEPEESKIEQRSTSPTANVSQSKVSYSIPEEREPEAGPEPLKRTETEGTDDFNDTPEAAIYDENEGEKKKKKKRRKRRSKGSDAPDDSASMTSSVLTESSENRKSTDDKSKKSGGFLASLFGSRVSEPVDSKRSGSTENLVSGEAQMEIAPTTSESSPHRTHRHRSSRDLRDFSRTESLDGRRRHDDSDRHHEFELHRAESFPVEGSRVSEPTTRKRSSSIDRLASRDIQSEIGTHRSVNADSPRRRRHHHRASSGGDSLDGRRKFDDLGLDKDGDGDGDGDDADKENVNLESYKSSRQRREERRRQRFGNGDGNGDGYEKV; this comes from the exons ATGTTCAAGGCCCTCATGGGCGGGGGCCGTTCCTCCTCTGACGTCCgcagcagcaccagctcGAGCTCAAAGAGTGGCAGTCGGCGCAAGTCCAGCCATGGCCACAGatcctctgcttcgtctACAGTAAGCCGAAAGTCCTCTTCACGGGGTGACGACCGTGACCGGGGCTTGGGCGATCTGTCGGCGTATCCGGCTGCCGGCAGTCGCAGCAGAAGCGCGCGCTATGCGGAGAGCGCAGCTGGGGAGTCAGTGGCGTCGAGTTATGCGACTGCCAGGCCGAATAACGACTCGGTCGATCGTGTTTATACTGAGCGGGAGCCGAAGCGCGAGGAGTCGGAATATGAGCGCGACAGCGATCGCTATCGAGATGACCGTGACCGAGGCCGAGACCGAGACCCAGATATTGACTACGAGAGAGAGCGCAGGAAGGCTAGGCCGGATAGGGAGCATTCGAGGGAGAGAGATAGGGATAGTCGCCGTCGCGAGCGCGAacgggagcgggagcgggtATATTCTGGGGATAACTACTATCCCCCCATCGCGAGCAGCGCGGTGCCTGCGCCGTTCGACCCAATACAGGCTACGCAAGGTCCTCAGTTTCCCATGAATTCCGTCTCTGTTCCTCCTGCGGCGCCTGCGGCTCCTACGCCGACTATTTACGATCCCCACGTTCAACAGCAATTCCCCGGACAGTTCCCGGCCTCCTATGCCGAGCCTTACCGTCCTCCCAACCCTGCCGGTGAAGCAGCCGATTACTATAATGACCAGGGACAGTCCGTTCAAGAGCAGCCGGGGGTTCGACCGAAGCCTCCGCTTGTTATTCCGAATAGTCAAGCGCATTTGATGACAGCCTCACCTACCGCAAACCCGCCTCCTGAGCCCAGCAGTCTTGGTGAAGTCGGAGCCGCTGCATCATATTTCGCCAATGATCCTGCGCTTGACATTGAAAATTCTGGTCATTCTAGCTCTGGCCCCGAACCCAGGCCCCCCAAGCCGTCGAACTCGTCGCAGCCACCATACCACGCGGCTCAAGCAGCAGGCGCCATGGGAGCAGCAGCTGCAACTGCGACGTATGGGGTGGGTAACTATTCTCCCGAACATGTTCTAACCGAATCACCGGCGGCTTACGTTCCTCCTACGTCCACTAACGGTAATAAGCCGCCCCATACCCAACCTCATTCCCATGGTGTCGGTGCTGTGCTTGGTGGCGCCGCAGCTGGGTACATGTTGAACCATCATCACCATTCATCTTCCAGTTCAGACCACATTTCTCAGTACACACTGCAGAACCCGGACGACGTGTCTCAGATAGGTCCAGGATACTCCAGTGCGCCATTTAACCCGACTCTATACACTGCTGGGGCCGCAGGCGCTGTAGGCGCTGCAGGGGCTCCATACGCCGCTAGTCCTCTGCACCCGCACCACGCTGCGATCTACCATGCATCACCCTTCCAAGGTGGAGCTATGGCGTTTCAGCAACGCCAACGCGGCCCGCTAGACAAGTTTATCGATTTCTGGCGTGACCCGGAAGGTGTTGGCAAGTTCGAAGATTATACCGAAGCTATTGGAGTCTGCAAATACTGCTTTGAACCTGGTACAACTTCGAGGGATGCACCGCGAACTCACCACTACAGACGACGCCGGTCGTCAGATCGCCTCAGTGGTGGTTCTCGAGTGGACAAATTCAGCCGCTACACATCTTCGGAAGACGAAGGCCGGCGGCGAAAATCAAAATCATCTTGGCTACCAGCCATACTTGGTGGATATGTGGCCAAGTCGCTCTTCGACAGCAAGGACTTTGACGACTCGTACAGCGTCAAGTCTGGTCGTGTCGCGGGCGCCTTCTCTGAAAGTGACTCTATATCAGACAAAAGGAGCAAGACTTCACGTGGTGTTTACAAGCAGCTGCACCGTAGCCACTCGCGGGATAGTTTTGGATACCGTGACCAGAGACCAAGCCGCTACGAAGGGTCACGAATCAATGGTCGGGTTCAGTCCAGATCTCGATCTTCATCGCGAGCCAACCGTCATACTCTTCGCGATGCCGCTATTGGAGCCGCGATTGGCACAGCAGCCGCATCGGTGGTGAAATCTCCAGGCGAACGGAGACGAAGCCGTGGTCGCAGTCCTTCTCCGAAGAAGTCTAGGGGCAGAAagtcatcttcctcgtctggtTCGTCTTACGAGAATATATCTCGGCCCCCTAAGAAGATAGCCGGTGGCTTCGGCTCTTTTTTCACCGCATCCTCTGAAAATCGCAGCAAGAAGCGACAGAGCAAGAGGAGCAAGAGTATATTTTCCTTCTACaactcgtcttcgtcgtctgtTGACAACGATCTCGCTTTTGGAAGCGGATATGCAAAGAGGTTAATAGGAAAGTCCAAGAGACGGAGttcaaaggaaaagaaagacgtCGACGCGAAactgctggcgctgggcgCTACAGCAACCGCGCTCGCTGCTTCGTCTCCCGGCCGCAGTCGCCGTGTCGGGGAAGTATTTGTTGGCCAAGGTTCGCGCTCCGGTCGATCGGACTATACCTCCTCCGCTAGCAACGATGACGAGTGGGAGGACATGGATTCGGAGGGACAGGCGTCGAGCGTCAGTTCCGCCCTGGCATTCGGCACAAGTGGACATTTTGCGCGTGAAGACTCCCACTCGTCAGATTCGTCTAGTTCTGGATGGGGCTGGGGATGGGGATCAAAGagcaagaaaacgaagaacAAATCGAAGAGGCGGCCAAGCTCGCCCAAAGACCGCTTCCCCGCTGGTACTGCTACTGCCGTAATGACTGGAGCATTGGGGGCAGCGTCTTCTGGGTATCATCGAGGAGATAAGGAGTCTAGCACGAGCTCAGCGAGTCTTCAACACGTGGCCCCAGTACCTACTTCGGATCCCGCCCGGTACGATGCTATTCCCATCTCGTCTTTTCCCCCTTCCGAGCCGCAACTAGTTCGACCAGGTGCTATTCCCCttcagcagccgcagcctgtCACACCTGTTTCCCAAGCAGTCTATACCTCTCAGGGAGCACCGATTCCGCCCTTCACTGCGCCCTTCACTGCGCCCATTATTCCCACTTCTGAGAACCCTTTCCCCTCTTATGAATCTCAGTCGCGAGACGCAGATCGGAGGATCTCTGGCTATGGTGATGGCACCAGTGATGTTCCGGTGGTGAAAAGTCATAAACGAAGCGGGTCTACCCCAGTGATCCGCACTGAACCCATCCAATCTGCTTCTGAGCCCGGTCTGGGCATCAAGCACCGCTTCACCGCTAAAGATCAGACCTCCATTGTCCAGTTTGATTTGACTCGCGAGCAGGAGGATAAAGAGCGCCGTGCAGAAGATCTTGAACGGTTGAAGCGTGATTTAAGGAGCGGGGACCGTATTGAACTGATTGATCGAGAAGGCGATTCCCAGTATGCGCCTGCGGCATACGATCCGCCCAGAGACAGTCAGCCTGACTGGAGGCGTGAACGtgagcgagagcgagaacgagaacgggAGCGTGAGTATCTATATGAGCGCGAACGTCAGCGCGAGCGCGAGCGTGAGCAAGAGCGAG ATAGGAGCGAAAGACGGCGCGAGCGTCGAGAACAACGACGAGCAGAACGGCGCCAAGCAAGCggctcttcagctttgtcttcACTTGCGGAAGAACCTCCTAAGCGCCCAGACGAACTTCCTGAGCATGCAGAACCACGAGAAATAACGGAGGAACGGGCGAGCTCAACCAGTCCCTCGAATGATCATGTCAAAACCTCTGCCTTCCGTAATGTCAGTCGCAGGAAGTCGGTATATGATGACTATGCCACGTTCTTCTACCCCGAAGAGCTCCGCCACAGCCCTGATTCTCACTCTCGACAAGAAACACCTACAATGCCAACGATCGTTGAGATTGTCCCAGCCAGCGAAAGAGCCGAGCCGCCACCCCCAAATCCAAATGCCGATTACGAGCCGCCGACCGATTTCAAGGACTTCGACAGACTTCCATGGCCCGTACCTGTTTTGAGAGTCATTGAGCCAACGCCGCCCCATAGCTCCAGTGGTTCCGTTAGAGGTGCACCTTCGCCTGTTATTACACCTTCGGagtctgctgaagctgaaaaggagTTGGAACGACCAAATGCTTCCCGTGTCTCCTGGGGCGAGCACCACACACATGAATATGAAGTCCCGTCTACGTCTTCCGAGCGCAGCTCCGTCGATCTGCACGAACGGCAACACGGTTTCCTTCCTAAGGCTTCTGTCCATGACGATGATATCGGCTACTCGTACATTGCTCCCTCTGAAGCCCACGTGGAGGACGTGAACGAGGACATCGAATTCGCTGCCACtgttgcagccgcagcccaGGCGGCTGGCTTCGATCCTGCGCTTGTAACAGAGGACCCGATCTTCCGTACACGGTCATCACCTCCGGGCTCTCAGACGAGGGAACGGTCTATCTCCCCTACGACTGTGGtttcggcgacggcgagTCAGGAGCCTCCTGCTACCCAACAATTCCGTGGTTTCGTGGAGGGCGAAGTCGACAGCCCTTCAGCTCCAAAATCACAGTTCTTCTCTGATCCCAGCACTGTAATCTTCGACAGACCGTCTCCTTTTGACAATCAACCTGAACGGACCTGGGAGGCTGACCGCCCAACCACTATCGATCAGCCTGTAGTTGAGCATGTCGATAAAGCTGAGACGGGTGCTGGCGATATTGCCAAGGATGTTTCTCGTAGCGTTGCGGAGGCACACGAAACTCACGAGGGATCGTTTGCCGAACGCAGACAAGAGTCCGAGTCTCCCAATGAGGAAGAGTGGTTTATGCCGGGTGGCTTTGaacctgaggagtcgaaGATTGAGCAACGCAGTACCTCGCCAACGGCAAATGTTTCTCAATCAAAAGTTTCCTATTCCATTCCGGAAGAGAGGGAGCCTGAGGCTGGACCTGAGCCTCTGAAGCGAACCGAGACCGAAGGCACCGATGATTTTAATGATACCCCCGAAGCAGCTATTTATGACGAAAACGAAggcgagaaaaaaaagaagaagaagagaagaaagaggcgTTCAAAGGGAAGTGACGCGCCCGACGACTCAGCCTCAATGACTTCCTCCGTGCTCACGGAAAGCAGCGAGAATCGCAAGAGCACAGAtgacaagagcaagaagtCTGGCGGTTTCTTAGCCAGCTTGTTTGGCTCTCGAGTATCCGAGCCAGTAGACAGCAAGAGATCAGGATCCACCGAGAACCTTGTTTCTGGCGAGGCGCAAATGGAAATAGCCCCGACCACATCTGAAAGCTCGCCGCATCGTACCCACCGGCACCGAAGCTCTAGAGATCTCAGAGACTTTAGCCGAACAGAGTCTCTAGATGGCAGGCGTCGTCATGATGATAGCGACCGTCACCATGAGTTCGAGCTACACCGGGCGGAGAGCTTTCCTGTGGAAGGGTCCAGGGTTTCTGAGCCTACAACGCGCAAGCGATCCAGTTCCATTGACAGGCTTGCATCGCGCGATATCCAATCCGAAATCGGGACGCACAGATCAGTGAATGCTGACTCTCcacgccgacgccgacaCCACCATCGCGCTTCCAGCGGTGGTGACTCGTTAGATGGGAGACGGAAGTTCGACGACCTCGGATTGGACAAAGAcggagacggagacggagacggaGACGATGCAGACAAGGAAAATGTGAACCTAGAAAGTTATAAGTCGAGCAGGCAGCGCCGGGAGGAAAGACGGAGACAACGATTTGGGAATGGCGATGGGAATGGAGATGGGTACGAGAAGGTATAG
- a CDS encoding short chain dehydrogenase/reductase family protein (transcript_id=CADANIAT00007191), with protein sequence MAPQGFWLSREGFTADVTGKFLQRTILSPWKTLPLLLLAHYTSKGQATALNHPKAFRALKILATFAIIRRINAWLNQRVLNNGLTDQYHWHREVVVLTGGSSGIGRQIAQLLGNRGIKVAILDIQPPQDGQANLPSTVRYHKCDITSPSAIAEAAAAIRTTMGEPTILINNAGILSSRTILGSTESQTRLQFEVNTLSHYWLAKEFLPGMIKNNHGMVVTVASQAGYTVTPNMVDYSATKAAAIAFHEGLGAELVTRYNAPRVRTVLITQSFVNTGLIDKLTPEDTWLHPLLNPETVAEGIVEQVLSGKSGHVLLPGSTGWLAKCFRGFPLWFQHANRIKLEKLMRAD encoded by the exons ATGGCTCCCCAAGGGTTCTGGCTCTCGCGAGAAG GATTCACCGCAGACGTAACGGGAAAGTTCTTACAACGAACCATCCTAAGCCCCTGGAAGACCCTcccgctccttctcctcgcccaCTACACCTCGAAAGGTCAAGCTACAGCCTTAAACCATCCGAAAGCCTTCAGGGCTCTTAAAATTCTCGCTACCTTCGCCATCATCCGCCGCATAAACGCATGGCTCAATCAGCGCGTTCTCAACAACGGCCTCACAGACCAGTACCACTGGCACAGGGAGGTCGTCGTCCTCACGGGCGGCAGTAGCGGGATTGGGCGACAGATCGCGCAACTTCTCGGGAACCGCGGCATCAAGGTCGCGATCCTGGACATCCAGCCTCCCCAAGACGGACAAGCCAATCTGCCCTCGACTGTCCGCTACCACAAATGCGATATCACGTCGCCTTCTGCCATCGCCGAAGCAGCCGCTGCTATACGCACGACAATGGGCGAGCCCACAATCCTCATAAACAACGCGGGCATTCTTAGCAGCCGCACTATACTGGGCAGCACGGAGTCGCAGACCCGTCTGCAGTTCGAAGTCAACACGCTCTCACACTACTGGCTCGCTAAGGAGTTCCTCCCCGGAATGATTAAGAATAACCACGGCATGGTCGTTACCGTCGCCTCGCAGGCCGGATACACTGTCACGCCGAACATGGTCGACTACTCAGCAACTAAAGCGGCCGCGATCGCATTCCATGAAGGTCTCGGTGCAGAACTAGTAACGCGGTACAATGCGCCGCGAGTGCGCACCGTGCTCATCACGCAGAGCTTTGTTAACACAGGACTAATTGATAAGTTAACTCCTGAGGATACGTGGTTGCATCCGCTATTAAATCCAGAGACGGTCGCGGAGGGCATTGTGGAGCAGGTTCTCTCCGGGAAGAGTGGCCATGTCCTGCTTCCCGGGTCAACGGGATGGCTTGCGAAGTGCTTTAGGGGGTTTCCGCTTTGGTTTCAGCATGCGAACCGCATTAAGTTGGAGAAGTTGATGAGAGCTGATTAG